In a genomic window of Ranitomeya imitator isolate aRanImi1 chromosome 5, aRanImi1.pri, whole genome shotgun sequence:
- the LOC138637952 gene encoding taste receptor type 2 member 4-like, with the protein MADSTEDGTLIQNLGPLTLKIIALILGLVIHTFIIGVNVNDWWEGRSVTSVERVVVFLGISRMCTQFVNVLYYSVLTFCARSLGSYLPLLIMDMFYLFFNCSSFWLTCLLSIVFCLKISTLRTRMFLYLKTMILPRTGHFIAASGLFSASSSIIHLCLVLNAMIKPRTYNTTMNDPNPDCIAAKNIYSFTIGSAMPISFNLIFTILLFVSLYHHTMKMKMSSNLSINLETYYSAMKFVSFIFIYNTVYFISHSVSVFYSYLYCINPPLLYIMLEFLPALHSSYLIYRTAKLRSHMSKVLQNVMNFLFQRKDLGKEKVGA; encoded by the coding sequence ATGGCTGATTCTACAGAGGATGGTACTCTCATCCAGAATCTGGGCCCTCTGACCCTGAAAATAATCGCTCTCATACTTGGACTGGTGATACATACGTTTATTATTGGTGTCAATGTCAACGACTGGTGGGAAGGACGATCGGTGACTTCTGTTGAGCGCGTTGTAGTTTTTCTTGGGATTTCCAGGATGTGCACTCAATTTGTTAATGTTCTCTATTACTCTGTTCTTACATTCTGTGCAAGAAGCCTGGGCTCATATCTTCCTCTGCTTATTATGGATATGTTTTATCTATTCTTTAACTGTTCCAGCTTCTGGCTAACATGTCTGCTCTCTATTGTCTTCTGTCTGAAGATATCCACCCTTCGCACCAGGATGTTCCTGTACCTAAAGACAATGATATTACCCAGGACTGGTCATTTCATTGCTGCCTCGGGACTTTTCTCTGCTTCCAGTTCTATAATACACTTATGTCTGGTTCTGAATGCAATGATTAAACCTAGAACTTACAATACAACCATGAATGATCCAAACCCAGATTGTATTGCTGCTAAAAATATATACAGTTTTACTATAGGATCCGCCATGCCAATTAGTTTTAATTTGATCTTTACCATTCTCCTCTTTGTCTCCTTGTATCATCACACaatgaagatgaagatgagcagTAATTTATCCATCAACTTGGAAACATATTACTCAGCGATGAAATTTGTATCCTTCATCTTCATATATAACACTGTTTACTTCATAAGTCATAGCGTTAGTGTTTTTTATAGCTATCTTTACTGTATAAATCCTCCTTTGCTTTATATTATGCTGGAATTTCTACCGGCTCTACATTCCTCCTACCTGATCTACAGAACAGCCAAACTCCGGAGTCACATGTCCAAGGTTCTGCAGAATGTCATGAATTTCTTATTCCAACGAAAGGATTTAGGAAAAGAGAAAGTTGGAGCTTGA